The Brassica oleracea var. oleracea cultivar TO1000 chromosome C6, BOL, whole genome shotgun sequence genome includes a region encoding these proteins:
- the LOC106297914 gene encoding putative disease resistance protein At4g11170: MASSSSRTRLWKYDVFLSFRGPDTRKNIVSHIYSALRNKGIFTFKDDRTLEVGNSIPDELVRAIQTSRFAVVVISENYAASTWCLEELRMIMELQAVEGGISVVPIFFRVAPCDVRHQSGSFGTAFASRVSHEKAEKVTLWRTVLTKVANLSGFDSSVCVDEATMVEDVVRHLLDGLFPAHTTDDEDVVGMSRHMEGLASLLEMESEEEVRFVGISGMGGVGKTTIAKYLYRRFSRQFPVRCFIDGIAKVYKEKGLPYLRKKFLSQIFRDEHVSLGSVGAGSDEIKSRLGHQKLFAVLDDVDQVEQLLGLAKFPTWFGPGSRIIIITRDKGLLDACRVKNVYPVKCLDQEDALQMFKHISFGGGPCPDGFEKLLIRASRLAHGLPYALHSYSLHLHRKTAEEWEKVLLEFEKAPHTNIFHFLRSSYEGLTPRDKIAFLHVACLFNGHHVLRASSLLFDGGRKVRHLVEKSLVDISAQGCINMHVLVEEMGRELVLEESDHIPERQRILWGNKVYDVLLDNIGTERIEGLALDMCEMPDVLHIEDSSFRAMRKLKFLIFYTHLDDKRSKLELLQHAARLPRMLRLLHWDDYPLTILPLSSAVLVELTLRRSNLRTLWNNDMVI; encoded by the exons ATGGCGTCCTCTTCCTCTCGGACTCGCCTTTGGAAGTACGATGTGTTCCTGAGCTTTCGAGGACCAGACACTCGGAAAAACATTGTCAGCCATATATACTCCGCACTCCGTAACAAAGGAATCTTTACTTTTAAAGACGACCGGACGCTGGAGGTAGGAAACTCGATTCCAGACGAACTTGTAAGAGCCATCCAGACCTCACGGTTTGCCGTAGTTGTCATCTCAGAAAATTACGCCGCTTCGACTTGGTGCTTGGAGGAACTCCGGATGATAATGGAGCTTCAGGCGGTGGAAGGTGGCATCAGTGTGGTTCCAATCTTCTTTCGAGTTGCGCCTTGTGACGTTAGACATCAGAGCGGAAGTTTTGGGACTGCTTTTGCTAGCAGGGTAAGCCACGAAAAGGCTGAGAAGGTTACTCTATGGAGAACAGTTCTTACCAAAGTCGCAAATCTGTCAGGCTTCGACTCCAGCGTATG TGTGGACGAGGCAACGATGGTCGAGGACGTTGTCCGACATCTATTAGACGGTCTGTTCCCTGCGCACACTACAGACGACGAAGATGTTGTTGGGATGAGCCGACACATGGAAGGCTTAGCTTCTCTCTTGGAAATGGAATCAGAGGAAGAGGTTCGTTTTGTAGGAATTTCGGGAATGGGGGGAGTAGGCAAAACCACCATCGCCAAGTATCTCTATAGACGGTTTTCACGTCAGTTCCCAGTTCGTTGTTTCATAGACGGCATCGCCAAGGTTTACAAGGAGAAGGGTCTCCCTTACCTGCGGAAGAAGTTCCTCTCCCAAATCTTCCGTGATGAACATGTAAGTCTCGGAAGTGTTGGAGCTGGATCCGATGAAATAAAGTCGAGACTCGGGCACCAAAAGCTGTTTGCTGTGCTTGATGATGTGGATCAAGTGGAGCAGTTACTTGGCCTGGCAAAATTCCCAACCTGGTTTGGTCCAGGGAGCCGCATCATCATAATTACACGAGACAAGGGTCTACTCGATGCCTGCAGAGTTAAAAATGTGTACCCCGTCAAGTGCTTGGACCAAGAGGATGCGCTCCAGATGTTTAAACATATTTCTTTTGGAGGAGGACCTTGTCCCGACGGTTTTGAGAAACTTTTGATTAGAGCTTCTCGGCTTGCTCATGGCCTTCCTTACGCACTTCACTCCTACAGTTTACATCTGCACAGAAAGACAGCAGAAGAGTGGGAAAAAGTACTGCTTGAATTTGAAAAAGCTCCTCACACGAACATATTCCATTTCTTGAGAAGCAGCTATGAAGGCTTAACCCCACGGGATAAGATTGCTTTCCTTCATGTGGCATGTCTTTTTAACGGACACCATGTCTTGCGCGCCAGTAGCCTTCTTTTTGATGGTGGACGTAAAGTAAGACACTTAGTGGAGAAATCTCTTGTTGACATATCAGCTCAAGGGTGCATAAACATGCACGTTTTAGTAGAAGAAATGGGAAGAGAACTCGTGCTTGAAGAATCCGACCATATCCCAGAGAGACAAAGAATCTTGTGGGGAAATAAAGTCTATGATGTCCTGCTCGACAACATA GGTACAGAAAGAATTGAAGGCTTGGCGCTAGATATGTGTGAGATGCCTGACGTGTTACATATTGAGGACAGTAGTTTTAGGGCGATGCGCAAGCTGAAGTTTCTCATATTCTACACGCACTTGGATGATAAAAGATCCAAACTGGAGCTCCTTCAACATGCAGCCAGACTTCCCCGCATGCTTAGGTTACTACATTGGGATGACTATCCGTTAACAATCTTACCTTTATCCTCAGCCGTTCTGGTTGAACTCACTCTGCGTCGCAGCAATCTTCGGACCCTCTGGAATAATGATATGGTAATTTAA
- the LOC106297915 gene encoding disease resistance protein RML1A-like, giving the protein MAMELEELVAEGCMKLRLIRLTSTRRRYSLRHLDISNCVALPNLPPFIPEWISVADEPIFFRCQGTRLKFEITALGPFENLCIDGDIKIRLQQLVGDAEYLSYISKQQTTFELRLMRPSNWPESHISGKTLHIKRSYYNNNGGAPFSCMSFSGFSCLAELKLINLNIDKLPDDIDLLHSLEKLDLTGNDFTHLPTTLGSLEKLNFLILCNCSKLEELPSLPRQLQRLELSGCTNLQSLPAAHQESSQLLELHLDDCKNVQSLAHSLDKFTNLMLLNLSGHDFQTIPTSITNLLKLGTLCLNNCNKLKSLEELPLSLNYLNAHGCNSLETVLLPLNHCMEHLDLSHCAQLNQCEEVITQFLRGWKHEEELLRFACIPGILIPRYFVNQFPGGSIQLSFNSVGFTACIIVACSRPYHLQFSESSYCWSWEAGGVFRINLRPNIYRSYGMEEEEAITEHYLVIIHVLCSKNKDQVANLLFNSALQLPEMSEIPLVEIRACGVRIDIPNQN; this is encoded by the exons ATGGCTATGGAGCTCGAGGAGTTGGTTGCTGAAGGCTGCATGAAGCTTAGGCTAATTCGTCTGACGTCCACTAGAAGGAGATATTCTCTGAGACATCTCGATATATCTAACTGTGTTGCTCTTCCAAATCTTCCGCCTTTCATACCAGAATGGATTTCAGTTGCAGACGAACCCATTTTTTTCCGATGCCAAGGCACTCGACTCAAGTTTGAAATAACGGCACTGGGGCCTTTTGAAAATCTCTGCATCGACGGGGACATAAAGATTAGGTTGCAGCAGCTAGTTGGAGATGCAGAGTACTTATCTTACATTTCCAAGCAACAGACAACATTTGAACTGAGGCTGATGCGACCATCGAATTGGCCTGAGTCACATATTTCTGGTAAAACACTCCACATCAAACGGTCCTACTACAACAACAACGGTGGCGCACCTTTCAGTTGTATGAGCTTCTCAGGTTTCTCCTGCTTGGCGGAGTTGAAACTGATCAACTTGAACATCGATAAACTCCCAGATGACATCGACCTATTGCATTCACTAGAGAAACTGGACCTCACTGGAAATGATTTCACGCATTTGCCCACAACTTTAGGTAGCCTTGAAAAGTTAAATTTTCTCATTCTATGTAACTGCAGCAAACTCGAGGAACTGCCGAGCCTGCCGAGACAGTTGCAGAGGCTCGAACTTTCTGGCTGTACAAACCTCCAATCATTGCCGGCGGCACACCAGGAAAGCTCCCAGTTGCTTGAGCTCCATCTTGACGACTGCAAGAATGTACAATCACTGGCACATAGTCTTGATAAGTTCACCAATTTAATGCTCTTGAATCTCAGTGGACATGATTTTCAGACAATCCCAACAAGCATCACAAACCTTTTAAAGCTGGGAACTCTCTGCCTCAACAACTGCAACAAACTCAAATCTCTCGAAGAGCTTCCACTGAGTCTTAACTATCTGAATGCACACGGCTGCAATTCTTTAGAAACCGTTTTATTACCCCTGAATCATTGTATGGAACACCTTGATCTTAGCCATTGCGCTCAACTGAATCAGTGTGAAGAGGTGATCACTCAGTTTCTAAGAGGGTGGAAACATGAAGAG GAGTTGCTACGATTCGCTTGCATTCCTGGAATTCTAATTCCTAGATACTTCGTTAACCAATTCCCGGGGGGATCTATTCAACTTTCCTTCAACAGTGTGGGTTTCACTGCGTGTATCATCGTTGCCTGCAGTAGACCCTACCATCTTCAGTTTTCGGAGTCTTCTTATTGTTGGAGCTGGGAAGCTGGTGGGGTGTTTCGGATTAACCTCAGACCAAACATCTATCGCTCATACGGGATGGAGGAAGAAGAGGCTATTACAGAGCACTACTTGGTTATCATCCATGTATTATGTAGCAAAAACAAAGACCAAGTTGCCAATTTACTATTCAATTCCGCTCTTCAACTTCCAGAGATGTCTGAGATCCCACTTGTGGAGATAAGAGCATGTGGGGTTCGCATAGACATCCCCAACCAAAATTAA
- the LOC106300879 gene encoding probable disease resistance protein RPP1, whose protein sequence is MKNDVFLSFRGEQTRKTFLSHLLSSLKKKDITTSTSSESCPVSVQALQVSLVAIPIFSNDHASLDLWVDDLATIIDCEKKGTLTAVPVFFQLDPNDFLKMLRTAGKDAQTMHEPQRRPLEIVKKWLDAHIINKSGFNSLDCKDDSELVGKVTSFVSDILTSSTSRYQTSTGLSTYRSLKLLFKIKLSEEMHKPLRRISVRDNTDIRRNSRFEDLRALTLRAKSTIIGVCGVEGVGKTSLVRHVYDDISPHFQHYFFFINRIRTQDCSYKPESLVTDLAREALKESSFHGRSIDAIKEMIRRRKVLLVADGVDDIKQLKGIIKEASWFGPGSRVIVITKDRSMLTQCGVKHIYELECPKFEEALALFSEFAFKERNPRPGFEELSFLAVQVSNRLPLTLKMLGTFLCNKEKSEWVSTLRRLEASHNNYATEVCRYVGADNYAPRRPMKVDHHVGVDEANRLPYYQFFLLSDHITQYILFRITYFFIVFK, encoded by the exons ATGAAGAACGACGTGTTCTTGAGTTTCAGAGGAGAGCAGACCCGCAAAACTTTTCTAAGCCATCTTCTTAGTTCATTAAAGAAGAAAGACATCACAACTTCCACATCTTCAGAGTCTTGCCCCGTGTCGGTTCAAGCCCTCCAAGTATCTCTGGTTGCGATCCCTATATTCTCAAACGACCACGCGTCTTTGGACTTGTGGGTCGACGACTTGGCAACGATTATTGATTGTGAGAAGAAAGGAACTTTGACCGCAGTGCCTGTCTTCTTCCAACTTGATCCAAACGATTTCTTGAAAATGTTGAGAACTGCAGGAAAAGACGCCCAAACCATGCATGAGCCTCAGAGGAGGCCCCTTGAGATTGTCAAGAAGTGGCTTGACGCTCACATAATCAACAAATCTGGTTTTAATTCCCTCGACTG CAAGGATGACTCAGAGCTGGTGGGTAAAGTTACTAGTTTCGTTTCCGATATTCTGACATCTTCCACATCAAGATATCAGACTAGTACTGGTCTCAGTACTTATAGGAGTTTGAAGCTATTGTTCAAAATAAAGCTAAGTGAGGAAATGCATAAGCCTTTGCGGAGGATATCAGTAAGAGACAATACTGACATCAGGAGAAACTCACGTTTTGAAGATCTGCGAGCATTAACGTTGCGTGCAAAGTCCACAATAATAGGAGTTTGTGGAGTTGAGGGTGTTGGGAAGACAAGCCTTGTAAGACACGTTTATGATGATATCTCGCCTCACTTTCAGCACTATTTTTTCTTCATAAACAGGATCCGAACACAAGATTGCAGCTACAAACCAGAGTCGTTAGTGACTGATCTCGCTCGTGAAGCTTTAAAAGAGAGTAGCTTCCATGGGAGATCTATTGATGCCATCAAAGAAATGATCCGACGCCGGAAGGTTCTGCTAGTTGCTGATGGTGTGGATGACATTAAGCAGCTAAAAGGTATAATCAAAGAAGCCAGTTGGTTTGGTCCAGGAAGTCGAGTCATTGTAATCACTAAAGACAGGTCAATGCTTACTCAATGTGGAGTGAAACACATATACGAGCTTGAGTGTCCTAAATTTGAGGAAGCTCTTGCTTTATTCTCGGAGTTTGCTTTCAAGGAAAGAAACCCTCGTCCCGGATTCGAGGAACTTTCGTTTCTTGCTGTCCAAGTTTCAAATCGTCTTCCTCTTACCCTTAAAATGTTGGGAACGTTTTTATGCAACAAGGAGAAAAGTGAATGGGTAAGTACATTGCGTAGGCTAGAAGCTTCACATAATAACTACGCTACAGAGGTTTGTAGGTATGTCGGAGCAGATAACTACGCACCAAGACGTCCGATGAAGGTGGACCACCACGTTGGAGTCGACGAAGCAAACCGTTTACCATATTACCAGTTTTTTCTCTTAAGTGATCATATAACTCAATATATCCTTTTCAGAATCACGTACTTTTTTATTGTTTTCAAGTAA
- the LOC106297916 gene encoding toll/interleukin-1 receptor-like protein, producing MDSFVASPRDKKRYDVFVSFRGKDTRRGIVSHLHSALVGRVDDTFKDDETIEIGDTISEEIKEAIRNSKFAIVVISKDYVSSTWCLNELQMIMDLHKKKQLLVLPIFYDVVPSDVKHQRGTFSLRRYQPSMVMRLLSSKERTMAAHVRKWRKALTRVGGVSGKDSRAW from the coding sequence ATGGACTCATTTGTTGCTTCACCTCGTGACAAGAAGCGGTACGATGTATTCGTCAGCTTCCGAGGAAAAGATACACGTAGAGGCATCGTCAGCCACTTGCACAGCGCACTTGTCGGGAGAGTTGATGACACATTCAAAGATGACGAAACAATTGAAATTGGTGACACAATTTCTGAAGAAATCAAGGAAGCTATACGGAACTCCAAGTTTGCCATTGTGGTTATCTCCAAAGACTATGTTTCCTCAACTTGGTGCCTGAACGAGCTCCAAATGATAATGGATCTTCACAAGAAGAAGCAACTCCTTGTTCTCCCAATCTTCTACGACGTGGTTCCTTCAGATGTTAAGCACCAGAGAGGCACATTTTCCTTAAGACGGTATCAACCCTCGATGGTTATGCGATTACTTTCCAGCAAGGAAAGAACAATGGCGGCACATGTTCGGAAATGGAGAAAAGCCCTCACCCGAGTCGGAGGAGTATCAGGCAAGGATTCTAGAGCCTGGTGA
- the LOC106300880 gene encoding TMV resistance protein N-like, with protein MVDDIVEHIARELTSMQPLEMGDIVGMDAHMEQIEPLLDMDSATNDVRMIGIWGMGGIGKTTIAKFIYNKYSPRFGRRFCFIENVRIAGRNGLPGLQRELLSNILGKKQANISDKEKGCNLIKSKLKKLKVLLVLDDVDNEEQLLALAKDTSWFGPGSRIIITTRDLGLLHFCRLRIVHHVNFLGHDDSIRVFKQVAFDGGRPPSDVYEQLSIRASRLAQGLPSALDAFGTYLRQKISTEAWERALDILEKFPPQKIMEIVRTSYEGLDKRDQAVFLHLACLFNGDNFHRVATLFDHGDEQIKDLRKKSLIDLSPDGCITMHVLVEQAGREIVLHESKSKLWRRRILWEPEEIVSVLQNTTVGFLKTKRSILHPYACTFIVLLSSDSGESILRV; from the exons ATGGTTGACGATATCGTTGAGCACATTGCAAGAGAGCTAACCTCAATGCAGCCACTAGAGATGGGTGATATTGTTGGAATGGACGCCCACATGGAACAAATCGAACCTCTGTTGGATATGGACTCGGCAACGAATGATGTCCGGATGATAGGAATATGGGGAATGGGAGGCATAGGCAAAACCACAATTGCCAAGTTCATATATAACAAATACTCACCTCGGTTTGGTCGTCGCTTTTGCTTCATAGAGAACGTT AGAATTGCGGGAAGGAATGGCCTCCCAGGTTTACAAAGAGAGCTTCTTTCTAACATCCTGGGCAAAAAGCAAGCAAACATCTCGGATAAGGAGAAAGGATGCAATCTTATCAAATCAAAGCTTAAGAAACTCAAAGTTCTCCTTGTCCTTGATGATGTGGACAACGAGGAACAGCTTCTTGCTCTGGCAAAAGATACTAGCTGGTTCGGACCAGGGAGCCGAATCATTATCACAACACGAGATTTAGGCTTGCTCCACTTCTGTAGGCTGAGAATTGTACACCATGTAAACTTTTTGGGACATGATGATTCGATCCGAGTCTTCAAACAAGTTGCTTTTGACGGGGGACGACCTCCTTCTGATGTCTACGAACAACTATCAATCCGTGCTTCTAGGCTTGCTCAAGGGCTTCCTTCAGCGCTAGATGCTTTTGGCACATATCTCCGTCAAAAGATCTCTACAGAGGCGTGGGAAAGGGCGTTGGATATTCTTGAAAAATTTCCTCCTCAAAAAATCATGGAAATTGTGAGAACTAGCTACGAAGGTTTAGACAAACGAGACCAGGCTGTGTTCCTTCACCTTGCATGTCTCTTCAACGGAGACAATTTCCATCGTGTAGCTACGCTATTTGATCATGGTGATGAACAAATCAAAGATTTAAGAAAGAAGTCTCTCATTGATCTATCACCTGACGGATGCATCACAATGCATGTCTTGGTAGAACAAGCGGGGAGAGAAATTGTGCTCCATGAATCCAAGTCCAAGCTTTGGAGGCGAAGAATCTTGTGGGAACCCGAGGAAATTGTTTCTGTGCTGCAAAACACCACAGTAGGTTTCCTCAAAACTAAAAGATCAATCCTCCATCCTTATGCATGTACTTTCATTGTCTTACTGTCAAGTGACTCTGGTGAATCTATTCTCAGGGTATAG
- the LOC106297918 gene encoding probable disease resistance protein RPP1: MTPKDLSPTIPSFHDFESLSIKRFSYTEDNAPFSCISFSRFPCLKELILINLNIQIIPEDIGLLHSLEKLDLSGNDFVNLPTSMKNLSKLKHARLSNCVRLEALPELAELQSLNLSGCSSLKSLLEPPQSVQEVTTYSLLELEIDNCTEVKSFSHQLSHFTRLKYLNLSSNDFESIPESITELTSLGTLHLNNCKKLKSVEDLPQSVEHLYAHGCDSLENVTLSPNHSIKHLDLSHCFSLQQDEQLITQFLTEEVSSVQRSICLPGARIPRYFENQSSGRSTTISLSPIRFKLAALGFAACIMVSCERSVYLQFPAFSYDWSYEKDDEVIRINLRPNLYESEIEEEETMASHHLVVIHVASCVKNERIEELRLESHLQFPGEFRFPPADIRACGIRMIYED, from the coding sequence ATGACGCCAAAGGACCTATCACCGACAATCCCAAGCTTCCATGACTTCGAATCGCTTAGCATCAAGCGGTTTAGCTACACAGAGGATAATGCCCCCTTCAGTTGCATTAGCTTCTCGCGTTTCCCTTGCTTGAAAGAGTTGATCCTAATCAACTTGAACATCCAGATAATCCCAGAAGACATTGGTCTACTGCACTCACTAGAGAAACTAGACCTCAGCGGAAACGATTTCGTCAATTTACCAACATCAATGAAGAACCTTTCTAAGCTGAAACACGCCAGGCTCTCCAACTGCGTCAGACTCGAGGCGTTACCGGAGCTGGCAGAGCTGCAGAGTCTCAATCTCTCTGGCTGTTCCAGCCTCAAATCACTACTGGAACCTCCACAATCGGTTCAAGAAGTAACCACATACAGTTTGCTGGAGCTTGAGATAGACAACTGCACGGAAGTTAAATCATTTTCACATCAGCTTAGTCATTTCACTAGATTAAAATATCTAAACCTCAGCAGCAACGACTTTGAGTCAATCCCTGAAAGCATCACAGAGCTTACATCTCTGGGAACACTCCACCTCAACAACTGCAAGAAACTCAAATCAGTGGAAGATCTCCCACAGAGCGTCGAGCATCTATATGCACACGGATGCGATTCCCTGGAGAATGTCACTCTTTCCCCAAATCATTCAATCAAACACCTCGATCTTAGCCATTGCTTCAGTCTGCAACAAGATGAGCAACTCATTACTCAGTTTCTAACCGAAGAGGTAAGCTCCGTGCAACGATCTATATGCTTACCGGGAGCTAGAATCCCCAGATATTTTGAGAATCAATCATCAGGAAGATCTACGACGATCAGCCTATCACCGATTAGGTTTAAGCTTGCAGCTCTAGGTTTCGCTGCATGTATCATGGTTTCTTGCGAGAGGTCCGTCTATCTCCAATTTCCGGCGTTTAGTTACGATTGGAGCTACGAAAAAGATGATGAAGTGATTCGGATAAACCTGAGACCAAATCTCTATGAATCGGAGATTGAGGAAGAAGAGACGATGGCATCGCATCACCTGGTTGTCATCCACGTCGCGAGTTGCGTAAAAAACGAGAGGATTGAAGAGTTGCGACTCGAGTCCCATCTTCAGTTTCCAGGCGAGTTTCGGTTTCCACCCGCCGATATAAGAGCTTGTGGAATTCGAATGATTTACGAAGACTGA
- the LOC106297041 gene encoding disease resistance protein RML1B-like, whose amino-acid sequence MSASSSSFIPKFDVFLSFSSEEDTAKTFVTDLFSSLSEKGITTYYKDEKLEEGVSSSGSDLSKCIRDSKLAVVVVSESYPTSVLCLNELQTILNLHDEDQLSVLLIFYGVETSNIRKQTGEYAEPFRNLGEQYSAEKVQSWRRVLTKLTGISGLDSRFWSREAEMVDLITNEISLVISNKPISPSTIKADGPVAMDRHMHALYELLDLNSNKEVRLVGICGPGGVGKTTLARYAYEEMSVNFHVHMFVDNSEKNYHQDHQETFTSGEIQEDAQTAVIKSALGQRRGLLVIDCVDNLQQLKDIAEIVGWFGSGSRVIFITQEKSLLDEVGVEHVYELQSLRYDEALQLFSRYAFKQQHPSTSFESLALRAVQIACFLPLTLQILGSSLHGKDERTWEEELEKLEGDQEKSIVEVMKKTYARANEE is encoded by the exons ATGTCTGCCTCGTCTTCATCTTTTATTCCCAAGTTTGATGTCTTCCTAAGTTTCAGCTCAGAAGAAGACACCGCCAAAACTTTTGTAACGGATCTTTTCAGTTCCTTGTCAGAAAAAGGCATTACAACTTATTACAAAGATGAAAAACTAGAGGAGGGAGTCTCATCTTCGGGTTCTGACCTAAGCAAATGTATTAGAGATTCAAAACTAGCCGTTGTGGTGGTCTCCGAAAGCTATCCAACCTCTGTTTTATGCCTGAACGAACTCCAAACAATACTAAACTTGCACGATGAAGATCAACTCTCCGTCCTACTCATCTTCTATGGAGTGGAAACTTCGAATATAAGAAAACAAACCGGAGAATACGCAGAACCTTTTAGAAATCTTGGTGAACAGTATTCAGCTGAGAAGGTTCAATCATGGAGGAGGGTTCTTACCAAACTCACCGGTATATCCGGCCTGGATTCACGTTTTTG GAGCAGAGAAGCAGAAATGGTCGATCTGATTACAAATGAAATATCACTGGTGATTTCAAATAAGCCGATCAGTCCATCCACAATCAAAGCGGATGGACCTGTTGCAATGGATCGTCATATGCATGCATTATATGAGCTGCTGGATTTAAATTCCAACAAGGAAGTCCGCTTGGTCGGTATATGTGGTCCAGGAGGCGTTGGCAAGACGACACTAGCAAGATACGCATACGAAGAAATGTCTGTCAATTTCCATGTCCATATGTTTGTAGACAACTCCGAAAAGAACTATCACCAAGACCATCAAGAAACGTTCACATCGGGAGAGATTCAAGAAGACGCTCAAACTGCTGTAATCAAGTCAGCGCTTGGACAGCGAAGAGGTCTGCTTGTGATTGACTGCGTGGATAACCTCCAACAGTTAAAGGACATAGCAGAGATCGTTGGCTGGTTTGGTTCAGGAAGCAGAGTCATCTTTATTACACAGGAAAAGAGCTTACTAGATGAAGTTGGTGTGGAGCATGTCTATGAACTCCAGTCTCTAAGATACGACGAAGCTCTCCAACTCTTCTCCCGATATGCTTTCAAGCAGCAACACCCTTCTACTAGTTTTGAATCACTTGCTCTTCGTGCTGTTCAGATTGCTTGTTTCCTTCCCCTGACTCTTCAAATCCTAGGTTCGTCTTTACATGGCAAGGATGAAAGGACTTGGGAGGAGGAGCTGGAAAAACTGGAAGGCGACCAAGAGAAATCTATAGTGGAAGTAATGAAGAAAACCTACGCAAGAGCAAATGAGGAGTAG
- the LOC106297919 gene encoding uncharacterized protein LOC106297919 produces MCKWGGTFNYYVQVGWLKGRWNATANTTCVLCDAADETCRHLFFSCNYSKQIWKSLAGGILQNAFTTSWNDIVEIISNTSLPPMKKFLIRYTFLATVHALWRERNARRHGEQPQTASVITKFVDKTIRLELLSVKRLGQKYLEESLITWFATRDTPP; encoded by the coding sequence ATGTGCAAGTGGGGTGGAACGTTTAATTACTATGTGCAAGTGGGGTGGTTGAAGGGGCGGTGGAACGCTACAGCAAACACAACCTGTGTGCTCTGTGATGCAGCTGACGAAACCTGCCGCCACCTCTTCTTCAGCTGCAACTACTCCAAGCAAATATGGAAATCATTGGCTGGTGGGATTCTCCAAAATGCGTTCACTACATCTTGGAACGACATTGTAGAGATCATCTCCAACACAAGCTTACCACCGATGAAGAAGTTCCTTATCCGCTACACCTTTCTAGCTACGGTACATGCGCTGTGGAGAGAGCGAAATGCCCGTAGACATGGAGAACAGCCGCAAACTGCCAGTGTCATCACCAAGTTTGTAGATAAAACAATCAGACTCGAGTTACTCTCAGTAAAAAGGCTGGGGCAAAAGTATCTTGAGGAGAGCTTAATCACTTGGTTTGCAACAAGAGACACACCACCATGA